A section of the Pseudomonas sp. FP453 genome encodes:
- a CDS encoding molecular chaperone, which produces MKHVLMLCSLWLVSLGALAGPQINVGVVYDYLSGDKSTYMKRVFNGGTSTAFVKVNILEMIYDADGTYREVPLKDQAGATARDGLMASPARLIVPANGTQGTRLLFMGDRDKERYFRVRFVPVVPQAEDDFAVTDEERADYKASLAAGVRVLAGYGTVFFVRPKNTRFDTALLDSGQRYTLRNNGNSVVVVDEFKDCAAAAPQECRPTLRHHIRAGSSYGFDKEAGREYRFSLIEGDKSRPIAVKG; this is translated from the coding sequence ATGAAACATGTGTTGATGCTGTGCAGTCTGTGGCTGGTTTCCCTCGGTGCCCTGGCCGGCCCGCAGATCAATGTGGGGGTGGTGTACGACTACCTCAGCGGCGATAAAAGTACCTACATGAAACGGGTGTTCAACGGCGGCACGTCGACGGCCTTCGTCAAGGTCAACATCCTCGAAATGATCTACGACGCCGACGGTACTTACCGCGAAGTGCCCCTCAAGGACCAGGCCGGCGCCACCGCCCGCGACGGCCTGATGGCCAGCCCGGCGCGCTTGATCGTGCCGGCCAACGGCACCCAGGGCACGCGCTTGCTGTTCATGGGTGACCGCGACAAGGAGCGTTACTTCCGCGTGCGCTTCGTGCCGGTAGTGCCCCAGGCCGAGGATGACTTTGCCGTAACGGACGAAGAGCGCGCCGACTACAAGGCCAGCCTCGCCGCCGGCGTGCGCGTGCTCGCCGGGTACGGCACGGTGTTTTTCGTCCGCCCCAAAAACACCCGTTTCGACACCGCGCTCCTGGACAGCGGCCAGCGCTACACCCTGCGCAACAACGGCAACAGCGTGGTGGTGGTGGACGAGTTCAAGGACTGTGCCGCCGCCGCCCCCCAGGAATGTCGGCCGACCCTGCGCCATCACATCCGTGCCGGGAGCAGCTACGGCTTCGACAAGGAGGCTGGCCGCGAATACCGCTTCAGCCTGATCGAAGGCGACAAGAGCCGCCCCATCGCGGTCAAGGGGTGA
- a CDS encoding CS1 type fimbrial major subunit: protein MYKVAALIVLVIVLGLSVSRVEAAVERETFEVYVTIPTADFYVLPVDPQLVQREQRLAFNPVSSQLATLRAPFDVKNIGGAIGARLDQEAYLSNGTDRVDLRVTFNSVELSLTQSEVVASADARPGKRVGLEIAAIKPVDDYRPGNYYGTVHMVFDAIAP from the coding sequence ATGTACAAAGTAGCCGCCCTGATTGTGCTGGTCATTGTCCTGGGGCTATCGGTTTCCCGCGTCGAGGCCGCCGTCGAGCGCGAGACCTTCGAGGTCTACGTGACGATCCCCACGGCCGACTTCTACGTGCTGCCGGTGGACCCGCAACTGGTGCAACGCGAACAGCGCCTGGCCTTCAACCCGGTGAGTTCGCAACTGGCCACCTTGCGTGCGCCGTTCGACGTGAAAAACATCGGTGGCGCCATCGGTGCCCGCCTGGACCAGGAAGCGTACCTGTCCAACGGCACCGACCGGGTTGACCTGCGCGTGACCTTCAACAGCGTCGAACTGAGTCTCACACAAAGCGAAGTCGTCGCCAGCGCCGACGCCCGCCCCGGCAAGCGCGTGGGCCTGGAAATCGCCGCGATCAAGCCGGTGGACGATTATCGGCCGGGCAATTATTACGGCACGGTGCATATGGTGTTTGATGCGATTGCGCCCTGA